A genomic segment from Ruegeria sp. TM1040 encodes:
- a CDS encoding LON peptidase substrate-binding domain-containing protein has product MIKAADLPDTIPVFPLPGALLLPRAKLPLHIFEPRYLQMLEDVLKTPNRVIGMIQPSHARNADGSGLHAIGCAGRVTQFSETEDGRYFITLSGLSRFRVKEEIEGFTPYRRCAVDWAGFDMDLGPAECDDGFDRTALMGLLGRYLDARGMSTDWGALDEAGDELLVNSLSMLLDFEPEDKQALLEAPSLSTRRETLVTLMEFALRGGSLEEKLQ; this is encoded by the coding sequence ATGATAAAAGCCGCAGACCTGCCGGATACGATCCCCGTCTTCCCTTTGCCCGGAGCGCTCCTGCTGCCTCGGGCAAAGCTACCTTTGCATATCTTCGAGCCGCGTTATCTCCAGATGCTGGAGGACGTGCTTAAGACACCGAACCGCGTCATTGGCATGATCCAACCGAGCCATGCCCGCAACGCGGATGGCTCGGGGCTGCATGCCATAGGGTGTGCCGGGCGTGTGACCCAGTTCTCCGAGACCGAGGATGGTCGATATTTCATAACCCTCAGCGGTCTGTCCCGCTTTCGGGTCAAGGAAGAGATCGAAGGTTTCACCCCCTATCGCCGTTGCGCTGTGGATTGGGCCGGGTTTGATATGGATCTGGGCCCAGCGGAATGTGATGATGGTTTCGATCGCACAGCCCTGATGGGGCTCCTTGGGCGCTATCTCGATGCGCGCGGGATGTCGACGGATTGGGGCGCGCTTGATGAGGCCGGAGACGAGCTTCTGGTGAACTCGCTTTCCATGCTGCTCGATTTCGAACCCGAAGACAAACAGGCGCTTTTGGAAGCGCCAAGCCTGTCGACACGGCGGGAAACGCTGGTCACATTGATGGAGTTTGCCCTGCGTGGCGGCTCTTTAGAGGAAAAACTGCAATGA
- a CDS encoding exodeoxyribonuclease III, which translates to MSFTLATWNINSVRLREPIVVKLLEEEGPDVLCLQECKSPVDKIPMEAFRALGYEHMIARGQKGYNGVAILSRLPIEDVGDKDFASLGHARHVAGRLENGVTIHNFYVPAGGDEPDREKNVKFGQKLDYLTEMRDWFHAERPEKSVLVGDLNIAPREDDVWDHKKLLKVVSHTPIEVEHLDQVMDAGGWADVTRKDIPEGQLYSWWSYRAKDWDAADKGRRLDHVWTTADITNAAHSSRILRHARGWEKPSDHAPVFATFDL; encoded by the coding sequence ATGTCCTTTACCCTTGCCACATGGAACATCAACTCCGTGCGTCTACGCGAACCGATCGTTGTCAAGCTGCTCGAAGAGGAAGGGCCGGATGTTCTCTGTCTTCAGGAGTGTAAGAGCCCGGTGGACAAGATCCCGATGGAGGCCTTTCGCGCGCTGGGCTACGAGCATATGATCGCGCGGGGGCAGAAGGGCTATAACGGCGTGGCGATCCTGTCGCGCCTGCCGATTGAGGATGTCGGCGACAAGGATTTCGCCAGCCTGGGTCACGCCCGCCATGTGGCGGGTCGGTTGGAGAATGGTGTCACAATCCATAACTTTTATGTCCCTGCGGGGGGCGACGAGCCCGACCGCGAAAAGAATGTGAAGTTTGGCCAGAAACTCGATTACCTCACGGAGATGCGGGATTGGTTCCATGCGGAACGTCCCGAGAAGTCGGTATTGGTCGGTGATCTCAACATCGCGCCGCGCGAGGATGACGTGTGGGATCACAAGAAGCTTTTGAAGGTGGTGAGCCACACGCCCATTGAGGTGGAGCATCTGGATCAGGTGATGGACGCGGGCGGATGGGCCGATGTGACACGCAAGGACATCCCCGAAGGGCAGCTTTATAGCTGGTGGAGCTATCGGGCAAAGGATTGGGATGCGGCTGACAAAGGGCGTCGCCTCGATCATGTATGGACAACGGCGGATATTACCAATGCCGCCCACTCCAGCCGGATCTTGCGCCATGCGCGCGGCTGGGAGAAACCCAGCGATCATGCGCCGGTCTTTGCCACCTTTGATCTCTGA
- a CDS encoding Trm112 family protein — protein sequence MNETTPAFDRHMLEALVCPVTQTVLEYDAEAQELVSRAANLAFPIRNGIPVMLTDEARPLE from the coding sequence ATGAATGAAACGACACCCGCCTTTGATCGGCATATGCTGGAGGCGCTGGTCTGCCCGGTGACGCAGACCGTTCTGGAATATGATGCCGAGGCGCAGGAGCTGGTGTCGCGCGCGGCCAATCTTGCTTTCCCGATCCGCAACGGTATCCCCGTGATGCTGACGGATGAGGCGCGCCCGCTTGAATAA
- a CDS encoding TauD/TfdA family dioxygenase — MAQAALQPQNACVLLSFSDGTTAQYPYIWLRDNDPEGFHPDTQERITDLSAISPDITVADVELNDSQLLIHWEGADSATSRFDLDWLRSYVPGTRTADPARTGFQHWRCDLGAGGIPRATAQEILSSDLALRTWLEQTQIYGISIVEGLADSTEAGMDVARRIGFLRQTNFGVTFEVKSKPNPNNLAYTPIALPLHTDLTNQELPPGFQFLHCLANEARGGGSLFCDGYAIAEDLRRDDPESFELLSTVSVPFRFHDQDTDIRNRKKVITLDEDGRVIEICFNAHLADIFDLEPALMQRYYRAYRKFMILTRSTNYLVTLKLKGGEMVVFDNRRVLHGREAFDPQTGYRHLHGCYVDRGEFESRLRVLHRGQ; from the coding sequence ATGGCACAGGCCGCTTTGCAGCCACAGAACGCTTGCGTTCTCCTCTCGTTTTCCGACGGAACAACGGCGCAGTACCCCTATATCTGGCTGCGCGACAACGACCCGGAAGGGTTTCACCCTGACACGCAGGAACGGATCACCGATCTTTCTGCAATATCGCCAGACATTACGGTGGCAGATGTCGAGCTGAACGACTCTCAGCTTCTCATCCACTGGGAAGGCGCTGATTCCGCCACCAGCCGCTTTGACCTTGATTGGTTGCGCAGCTATGTGCCGGGCACACGCACTGCGGACCCCGCCCGCACCGGGTTTCAGCACTGGCGCTGCGACCTGGGCGCAGGTGGGATTCCGCGCGCCACAGCACAAGAGATCCTGAGCTCAGATCTTGCCCTGCGGACATGGCTGGAACAGACCCAAATCTATGGGATCTCCATCGTCGAGGGGCTTGCGGACAGCACCGAGGCGGGCATGGATGTGGCACGCCGTATCGGTTTTTTGCGCCAAACCAACTTTGGCGTGACCTTCGAGGTCAAATCCAAACCCAACCCCAACAATCTCGCCTATACCCCGATCGCGCTGCCCCTGCATACGGATCTGACCAACCAGGAATTGCCGCCCGGGTTTCAGTTCCTGCACTGTCTTGCGAACGAGGCCAGGGGCGGTGGTTCTCTGTTTTGCGATGGATATGCCATTGCCGAGGACCTGCGCCGGGATGATCCCGAGAGTTTTGAGCTTCTATCGACCGTCTCGGTGCCGTTTCGGTTCCACGATCAGGACACCGACATCCGAAACCGCAAAAAGGTCATCACGCTGGATGAGGACGGGCGCGTGATCGAGATCTGTTTCAATGCCCATTTGGCGGATATCTTTGACCTAGAGCCCGCGCTGATGCAGCGCTACTACCGCGCATACCGGAAATTCATGATCCTGACGCGCTCAACCAACTACCTCGTGACGCTCAAGCTCAAAGGTGGCGAGATGGTTGTGTTTGACAACAGGCGTGTCCTGCATGGCCGCGAGGCCTTTGATCCTCAGACCGGGTATCGGCACTTGCACGGATGCTATGTGGACCGCGGCGAGTTCGAGAGCCGACTGCGCGTTCTGCATCGCGGGCAGTGA
- a CDS encoding thioredoxin family protein has translation MMDILGGGASAAPAGDLIKDVTEETFMADVVEASMDVPVVVDFWAPWCGPCKTLGPMLEAAVTKAKGAVKMAKINVDENQRLAAALAQQGLPLQSIPTVVGFYQGRPVDMFQGALPQSEIEAFLQKMAEAAGSTADGGLGEALETAEQMLEEGAAADAAQVFAAILGEDDKNAAAYSGLARCHVAMGELDQAEAVLNGAPAEISTAAEIEAAHAQIELARQAENAGPVAELRAAVDANPDDHQARFDLAQALHAAGDAEAAVTELLELFRRDREWNEGAAKAQLFTIFEALKPNDPVVLNGRRKLSSMIFA, from the coding sequence ATGATGGACATTCTGGGCGGCGGCGCAAGCGCGGCACCTGCAGGCGATCTCATCAAGGATGTGACCGAAGAGACTTTTATGGCCGATGTGGTCGAGGCCTCGATGGATGTGCCAGTTGTCGTGGATTTCTGGGCGCCTTGGTGTGGCCCGTGCAAGACGCTTGGTCCGATGCTGGAAGCCGCAGTGACCAAGGCCAAAGGCGCGGTCAAGATGGCCAAGATCAACGTCGATGAAAACCAGCGCCTCGCGGCAGCACTGGCCCAGCAGGGCCTGCCGTTGCAGTCGATCCCAACGGTTGTCGGCTTCTATCAGGGCCGCCCGGTAGATATGTTCCAGGGCGCTCTGCCGCAGTCGGAGATCGAAGCCTTCCTGCAAAAGATGGCCGAAGCCGCTGGCAGCACCGCAGATGGCGGGCTGGGCGAAGCATTGGAAACCGCAGAGCAGATGCTCGAGGAAGGCGCGGCCGCCGATGCTGCACAGGTCTTTGCCGCAATCCTTGGCGAAGACGACAAGAACGCTGCGGCCTATAGCGGACTAGCGCGGTGCCACGTGGCCATGGGCGAGCTCGACCAGGCCGAGGCAGTGCTGAATGGCGCTCCGGCGGAAATCTCCACCGCAGCCGAAATCGAGGCAGCACACGCACAGATCGAACTGGCGCGGCAGGCTGAAAACGCAGGGCCGGTGGCAGAGCTGCGTGCGGCGGTCGACGCCAACCCGGACGATCACCAGGCACGTTTTGACCTGGCGCAGGCGCTGCACGCGGCGGGGGACGCCGAGGCGGCCGTGACCGAATTGCTGGAGCTGTTCCGCCGCGACCGTGAGTGGAATGAAGGGGCTGCAAAAGCGCAGCTGTTCACCATTTTCGAGGCGCTCAAACCCAACGATCCGGTTGTGCTCAATGGCCGCCGCAAGTTGAGCTCCATGATATTTGCCTGA
- a CDS encoding response regulator transcription factor, with the protein MAQLKKILLVDDDEDLREALSEQLVMTEDFDVFEAGDGQGAMERAKEAIYDLIILDVGLPDTDGRELCRLMRKQGVKSPILMLTGHDSDADTILGLDAGANDYVTKPFKFPVLLARIRAQLRQHEQSEDAVFVLGPYTFKPAMKILITEDERKIRLTEKETNILKFLYRSNNGVVPRDVLLHEVWGYNAGVTTHTLETHIYRLRQKIEPDPSNARLLVTESGGYRLVA; encoded by the coding sequence ATGGCCCAGTTGAAGAAGATCCTGCTCGTCGACGATGACGAGGACCTGCGCGAGGCGCTGAGCGAACAGCTTGTTATGACCGAAGATTTCGACGTCTTCGAAGCCGGCGATGGCCAAGGAGCGATGGAGCGCGCGAAGGAAGCGATCTATGACCTGATCATCCTCGACGTGGGCCTGCCAGATACGGATGGGCGTGAACTATGCCGCCTGATGCGCAAGCAAGGGGTTAAATCCCCAATCCTCATGCTGACCGGTCATGACAGCGACGCCGATACCATTCTGGGACTGGATGCAGGCGCCAATGACTACGTGACCAAGCCGTTCAAGTTCCCGGTGCTTTTGGCGCGTATCCGGGCCCAGCTTCGCCAGCACGAACAATCGGAGGACGCGGTCTTTGTGCTCGGCCCCTATACTTTCAAGCCCGCGATGAAGATCCTGATCACCGAAGACGAGCGCAAGATCCGGTTGACCGAGAAGGAAACCAATATTCTGAAGTTCCTCTATCGCTCCAACAATGGGGTGGTGCCGCGGGATGTCCTGCTGCACGAGGTCTGGGGCTACAATGCGGGGGTGACGACGCACACGCTCGAGACCCATATCTACCGCCTGCGCCAGAAAATTGAGCCCGATCCGTCGAATGCGCGGCTTCTGGTGACGGAATCAGGCGGTTACCGGCTCGTGGCCTGA
- a CDS encoding YggS family pyridoxal phosphate-dependent enzyme, with protein MSLSEIKSRIAAAESAAGRVPGSVELIAVSKVQPNERVEAVLEEGHRCFGENRVQEAAGKWPQFREKFTGVDLHLIGPLQTNKARQAMELVNVIHSVDRPKLANALARLAQELGHCPDLFIQVNTGEEEQKAGILPQDADGFVAECRKLDLPIKGLMCIPPVDEEPSLHFALLAKMAERNGLNGLSMGMSGDFESAIALGATHVRVGSAIFGARAYSA; from the coding sequence ATGTCGCTGAGTGAGATCAAATCCCGCATTGCCGCTGCCGAATCTGCCGCTGGACGCGTGCCCGGGTCGGTGGAATTGATTGCCGTATCCAAAGTGCAGCCCAACGAACGTGTTGAGGCAGTGTTAGAGGAAGGCCACCGCTGCTTTGGCGAAAACCGTGTGCAAGAGGCCGCAGGCAAATGGCCTCAGTTTCGTGAAAAGTTCACTGGCGTGGATCTGCACCTGATCGGGCCGCTGCAGACAAACAAGGCGCGACAGGCGATGGAACTGGTGAATGTGATCCACTCAGTTGACCGGCCGAAGCTCGCAAATGCCTTGGCGCGATTGGCGCAGGAACTCGGCCATTGTCCGGATCTTTTCATTCAGGTGAACACCGGAGAAGAAGAACAAAAGGCCGGTATCTTGCCTCAGGATGCAGACGGCTTTGTTGCGGAATGCCGCAAGCTGGATCTGCCGATCAAGGGGCTCATGTGCATCCCGCCCGTTGATGAAGAGCCGAGCCTGCATTTCGCGCTCCTCGCCAAAATGGCAGAGCGCAACGGTCTGAACGGGCTTTCCATGGGGATGAGCGGAGACTTCGAGAGCGCCATCGCGCTGGGGGCGACCCATGTGCGTGTTGGCTCCGCGATCTTCGGGGCGCGTGCCTATTCAGCGTGA
- a CDS encoding UbiH/UbiF/VisC/COQ6 family ubiquinone biosynthesis hydroxylase, which produces MTDTRDILIVGGGLNGPSLALALAQAGHSVTLIDALPAPLREDAEFDGRSYALALASTRLLQQIGIWAVIEDHAQPMNEIKVSDGVAGRGPSPLFLHFEESDLDEGPMGYMVEDRYLRRALLKALEAEPKITQISGQPVIAQTVSADAITVTLEDGTQLSGALLVGADGRQSGTAARAGIKRTGWDYGQTALVCAISHAQPHNGIAHQFFMPPGPLAILPLPGNRSSIVWSETHAEAARIQALSDQDYLSVLRPRFGSFLGEIDLEGKRFSYPLKLSLANAFYGERLALVGDAAHGLHPIAGQGLNAGLRDIASLAEVLTDAARRGEDLASPLVLARYQQWRRFDTTSLALATDVFNKLFSNDNPILRATRDLGLGLTNALPGLRRGFVREAAGLSGDLPRLLRGRPL; this is translated from the coding sequence ATGACTGATACGCGTGATATCCTGATTGTGGGCGGAGGCCTGAATGGTCCGTCGCTTGCTCTTGCGCTGGCACAGGCTGGCCATTCTGTGACCCTGATCGACGCGCTTCCGGCGCCCCTGCGCGAGGACGCCGAATTTGACGGCCGTTCCTATGCTCTGGCGCTTGCCTCGACGCGGCTCCTGCAACAGATCGGGATCTGGGCAGTTATCGAGGATCACGCTCAACCGATGAACGAGATCAAGGTTAGCGACGGCGTTGCCGGTCGCGGCCCTTCGCCGCTTTTCCTGCATTTTGAGGAAAGCGACCTCGACGAGGGCCCCATGGGCTACATGGTCGAAGATCGCTACCTGCGCCGCGCCCTTCTGAAAGCACTCGAGGCCGAGCCAAAAATCACCCAGATCTCGGGCCAGCCTGTGATCGCACAGACCGTGAGTGCGGATGCCATCACCGTCACTCTCGAAGATGGCACACAGCTCTCGGGTGCGCTTTTGGTCGGCGCGGATGGACGTCAAAGCGGCACCGCCGCGCGCGCCGGCATCAAGCGCACCGGGTGGGATTACGGCCAGACCGCACTGGTCTGCGCTATCTCACATGCGCAACCTCACAACGGCATTGCCCATCAGTTCTTTATGCCGCCGGGGCCGCTTGCAATTCTGCCGTTGCCGGGCAATCGCAGCTCTATTGTCTGGAGTGAGACTCATGCCGAGGCTGCGCGCATTCAGGCACTTTCGGATCAGGACTACCTCTCGGTGCTGCGCCCCCGGTTTGGGTCTTTCCTCGGAGAGATCGATTTGGAAGGCAAGCGCTTCAGCTATCCGCTGAAATTGAGCCTTGCCAATGCCTTTTATGGCGAGCGACTGGCCTTGGTGGGCGATGCGGCGCATGGGCTGCACCCGATCGCGGGCCAGGGACTCAATGCGGGGCTGCGCGACATCGCCAGCCTTGCAGAAGTTCTGACCGATGCAGCGCGGCGCGGTGAGGATCTCGCCAGCCCCTTGGTTCTGGCGCGCTATCAACAGTGGCGCCGGTTCGACACCACCTCTCTCGCGCTAGCGACAGATGTGTTCAACAAGCTGTTTTCAAACGACAATCCTATCCTGCGCGCCACCCGAGATCTGGGGCTTGGCCTCACAAATGCACTGCCTGGCCTACGCCGAGGTTTTGTGCGCGAAGCGGCAGGACTTTCGGGAGATTTGCCGCGCCTGTTGCGCGGGCGCCCGCTCTGA
- the ribA gene encoding GTP cyclohydrolase II, with product MSLMPTMLERIARARVDLRMGLPVILTTGESAILAISVESLSPERLTDLRSLGPVTLALTARRAATLKARVYDNDIARVTVPSDAGLAWVQALADPADDLETPMKGPLLSEREGDASLPRLAIAMVKSARLLPATAYVALENAGDFALKHDLTLLPQSAAEPLLNTSSPLHPVAAARLPMEASEAGRLHIFRPEDGGEEHYAIEIGRPDRSQPVLARLHSACFTGDVLGSLKCDCGPQLRGALSHMGQEGAGILLYLNQEGRGIGLANKMRAYSLQDQGFDTVEANHRLGFEDDERDFRLGASILRELGFSSVRLMTNNPGKIAMMEKTGISVVERVPLKVGENAFNRHYLATKAAKSGHML from the coding sequence ATGAGCCTAATGCCGACAATGCTGGAGCGGATCGCCCGCGCCCGAGTGGATCTGAGGATGGGACTGCCGGTGATCTTGACCACCGGTGAGAGCGCCATTCTTGCCATTTCCGTCGAGAGTCTCAGCCCTGAGCGGCTTACGGATCTGCGCAGCCTCGGCCCGGTGACTCTGGCGCTGACTGCACGGCGGGCGGCCACGCTGAAGGCGCGCGTTTATGACAATGATATTGCGCGCGTCACGGTGCCCAGCGACGCAGGCCTGGCCTGGGTTCAGGCGCTGGCGGACCCTGCGGATGATCTCGAGACCCCGATGAAAGGCCCCCTATTGAGTGAGCGCGAAGGCGATGCGTCCCTGCCGCGCCTTGCAATAGCAATGGTAAAATCCGCCCGTCTTCTGCCTGCGACCGCCTACGTCGCGCTTGAGAATGCTGGTGACTTTGCGCTGAAACACGACCTGACCCTGCTGCCGCAGTCCGCAGCCGAGCCTCTGCTGAATACCAGCTCGCCCCTCCACCCGGTTGCGGCCGCACGCCTGCCGATGGAGGCCTCCGAGGCAGGTCGCTTGCATATCTTTCGCCCAGAGGATGGCGGCGAGGAGCACTATGCGATCGAGATCGGTCGCCCGGATCGGAGCCAGCCAGTCTTGGCGCGGTTACACTCAGCCTGTTTCACCGGTGATGTGTTGGGGTCATTGAAATGTGACTGCGGACCGCAGCTGCGCGGAGCATTGAGTCACATGGGCCAAGAGGGCGCGGGCATCCTGCTGTATCTCAACCAAGAGGGCCGCGGCATCGGGCTGGCCAATAAGATGCGCGCCTATTCCCTTCAAGATCAGGGATTTGACACAGTCGAGGCCAATCATCGCCTTGGCTTTGAGGATGATGAGCGCGATTTTCGCCTTGGCGCGTCGATTTTGCGCGAACTTGGGTTTTCTTCCGTGCGCCTCATGACCAACAATCCCGGCAAGATCGCCATGATGGAGAAAACCGGGATTTCCGTTGTCGAACGCGTACCGCTCAAGGTCGGTGAGAACGCGTTTAACCGTCACTATCTCGCGACCAAGGCTGCAAAATCAGGCCACATGCTATGA
- a CDS encoding L,D-transpeptidase family protein: MSPADLVLTPKGLRFMGRLLPCTIGKGGLSTAKREGDGATPVGTHHISGMLYRPDRISAPQDWARPILPGDLWSDDTQARDYNQMVRAPYPFSHERLRRADPLYDLVLLTDWNWPNATSGRGSAIFLHQWRRPGYPTEGCIAFSRQNLRWIAERLRPGAQLIVGSR, encoded by the coding sequence ATGAGCCCCGCAGACCTAGTTCTGACACCGAAGGGCCTGCGATTCATGGGTCGGCTTCTGCCCTGTACGATCGGCAAGGGCGGACTTTCGACGGCGAAACGCGAAGGGGACGGGGCAACACCTGTGGGGACGCATCACATCAGCGGCATGCTCTATCGTCCCGACCGGATCTCGGCGCCCCAAGATTGGGCGCGCCCGATTTTGCCCGGGGATCTATGGTCGGATGACACGCAGGCGCGCGACTACAACCAGATGGTGCGCGCGCCCTACCCCTTCAGCCACGAGCGCCTGCGCCGGGCAGATCCACTTTATGATCTGGTGCTGCTCACGGATTGGAACTGGCCAAATGCGACCTCCGGGCGGGGCTCGGCGATCTTTTTGCACCAGTGGCGCAGACCCGGCTACCCTACCGAGGGGTGCATTGCCTTTTCCCGTCAGAATCTGCGCTGGATCGCTGAACGCCTGCGCCCCGGTGCCCAATTGATAGTTGGCTCACGCTGA
- a CDS encoding porin translates to MKKILFASTALVATAGVAAAELTIGGSARFGLAYDESQTEETRIEQRMRVNITGIAETDAGVKLEARFRLEANEDSHANDISGRGPGAAGFAVSYGGLRVDVGNVSNVLDSGDQVDYYGYGVGFTSFLEHNANFNGPATGFGAGSQDATTIKARYNVGDFSASLSYKETRAQAAVANAPGVLGSTAVAADEEWQLGLGYTLANGMAIGAVYSDTDSSGDYWVIGLNGTAGAVGYSVIVGDGDNQADASFGASINYEVSSATSIRAVVSDGGAANADTSYGLGFRHGLGGGVTLAGGVGSKNDNTLADLGVSFSF, encoded by the coding sequence ATGAAAAAGATTCTCTTCGCTTCGACCGCACTGGTCGCGACTGCAGGCGTCGCAGCAGCAGAACTGACCATCGGCGGCTCCGCCCGTTTTGGTCTGGCATACGACGAGTCCCAAACTGAAGAGACCCGCATCGAACAGCGTATGCGCGTCAACATCACCGGCATCGCGGAAACCGACGCTGGCGTGAAACTGGAAGCTCGCTTCCGTCTCGAAGCCAACGAAGACTCCCACGCGAACGACATCTCCGGTCGTGGCCCGGGCGCAGCTGGCTTCGCAGTGTCCTACGGCGGTCTGCGTGTTGACGTTGGTAACGTCTCCAACGTTCTCGACTCCGGTGACCAGGTTGACTACTACGGCTACGGCGTTGGCTTCACCTCCTTCCTGGAGCACAATGCCAACTTCAACGGCCCGGCAACCGGCTTCGGCGCTGGTAGCCAAGATGCGACCACCATCAAAGCACGCTACAACGTTGGCGACTTCTCCGCATCGCTCTCCTACAAAGAGACCCGTGCGCAGGCAGCAGTTGCAAACGCACCCGGCGTTCTGGGTTCCACCGCAGTTGCAGCTGACGAAGAGTGGCAGCTGGGTCTGGGTTACACCCTGGCAAACGGCATGGCGATCGGCGCAGTTTACTCTGACACCGACTCCTCCGGCGACTACTGGGTCATCGGCCTGAACGGCACCGCCGGTGCAGTTGGCTACTCCGTAATCGTGGGTGACGGCGACAACCAAGCCGACGCTTCCTTCGGTGCGTCCATCAACTACGAAGTGTCCTCCGCGACCTCCATCCGCGCTGTTGTTTCCGACGGTGGCGCAGCCAACGCAGACACCTCCTACGGCCTCGGCTTCCGCCACGGTCTCGGCGGTGGTGTGACCCTCGCAGGTGGTGTTGGTTCCAAGAACGACAACACCCTGGCAGACCTCGGTGTGTCCTTCTCCTTCTAA
- a CDS encoding DUF3576 domain-containing protein — protein MRGIKTFFLLSALAVTASCGAFRSLDTSTEVNDTDTIVLAGEGREANDDKTTIWEAFGPRKSEQRVQVNRYLWAASLEVLDFLPVQSVDPFTGVIITGYGTPPGGGRAYRATIHIKDPALEARALNVALQSRGGAVSSATARAVEDAILSRARQLRMADKKI, from the coding sequence ATGCGTGGTATCAAGACCTTTTTCCTTCTTTCAGCGCTGGCTGTCACAGCCTCCTGCGGTGCATTTCGGTCATTGGACACCAGCACAGAGGTCAATGACACCGATACCATCGTCCTTGCGGGCGAAGGCCGCGAAGCCAACGACGACAAGACGACGATCTGGGAAGCCTTCGGGCCGCGCAAAAGCGAACAGCGCGTTCAGGTGAATCGCTATCTCTGGGCCGCAAGCCTGGAGGTTCTGGATTTCCTGCCTGTTCAATCCGTCGATCCCTTCACCGGTGTGATCATCACCGGATATGGCACGCCCCCGGGTGGCGGTCGCGCATATCGCGCGACGATTCACATCAAAGACCCTGCTCTTGAAGCGCGCGCATTGAATGTCGCGCTCCAGAGCCGCGGTGGCGCCGTCAGCTCCGCGACCGCACGCGCTGTTGAGGATGCGATTCTCTCTCGCGCGCGCCAACTACGCATGGCCGACAAGAAGATCTGA